The DNA sequence GAGGTCCTTGTCATCCGCACCGTTGTGAGCGATGCCGAAATCTCCGAAGTTGGGAATGTCGAACTACTCGAGGATGAAATCTGTGGGAAGGGAGACCTCCTGGTTGCTGAGATCGGTGATGAGGTCTTCACTGTAGAGGTGACGGGGATTGAATGCGGAGACAAGCGCAGAAACCGTGCTAAAGCGTATGAGATATCAACGCTCTGGACGCGCCTTGTGGATGAAGTGGTCGTCAAGGTGTCCGTTCACGATAAACGAAGGACTATCCCGTATTACATCCGTTGTGAAGGTGAGCGTGACTTCGTAATCGGTGAGATCGAACGGATAGAAAAAATACCCTTCCGTATAACCCACATCAAACTGAGGGATGGAGCCATGATGCGAAAAGAGGGATGGAAGGCGTATGCACGGAAGATTACACGGGTGTACGGAACCCGTGTCTGATCACATATATCGGCGGACGGCCTCCTCCAGCTCTTCGGACTGAATAACGCCCACGAATTTTTCTTTTATTTCTTTGTCGAATAGAATAACAATCGTCGGAGTGAGGTGCAGATCGTATTCTTTTATCACCTCGGGAGATTTCACCGCATTGATCTCCTCAATATGAATTCCCGTCTTTTTCTCGACTTCACGGTTGATGGGTTCCTGTTCCTCGCAGCCGACACAGTTTTCCTGATAAAAACAGAGCACCTCGAGTGGCATGAAAAAGAGATGGGGGAGGAGGTATAAATACCTCCCGCCTTGCGTTATACTATGGTCTCAACCCTGACGTCGGCACCGGCGTATCCGTATAGGACCGTCAGACTTTCATCGCCAATATCTGTAATCCTTGCATAGCGGGTTGCAATTGTCTGCGGGGTTTCATTTTCGAGTGCGATCTCAGGTTGAGGAGCGAATCCGAGCGGAATCCACATACCAACTTCAGCCTCTGAGAAGTTGCCACCGATATTCTCGTACTGTTCTTTTGACATTTCCCGCTCCATTGATGAACCGAATGGGAAAGTAACGGTCGTCGAGTCGCCTTCTCCAAGACCAACAACACTGTCACTGATTGCCTGCATCTCTGTTTCAAAGAGAGCGTAGCTGATGACACCGGACGGGTATACATAGACTTCAACAGGAACGATGAAGTCGTCATAGGTCTGGTTAACCATGAACTGGATCGGCTGGCTTACACCTGCAAGAATGCCTTCCGTCTCGACTACCGAGGTGTCGGAGGTAATGATAGGTGTTCCTGTCTCATCACGTATGGTATACTGCACGGCCACAATCGATCCCTCTTCTGCCTTCTTGAATATATTGAAGAACCCCATGGTAAGAGTAAATCCAAGAACACAGGATATCAGGATGAATACGACGAATACCCGGGTCGCTGTCTTCGCCCAGTCATCGTTTTTCTTCTTCGTATCCTTTTTTGCCATTAAGTAATAGGTTTGCAACTGTATGCCTTAAAGCTGTATTATCCTGCTACTTTTTCGCACCCGAATTTCAGGTATGAATCCAGGGATAATTTTATTAATCTAATGCTCACTTCAAGGTAGTATCTGAGTGTGTTCTCAGGGTATGCGGAGGTAGATGATGGCTATAAGGAGAAGATATCCGTTTAATATGCTATGGAATGAACTGGATGAAATGCTTGCAGAATGGGAGGACCGTGTTCACAGCACAATGGCCACGGGAACGAGTCTTCCGGCTGTAGTGGGGCCGGCTCTGCGGGGAGAGTGCCGCGTCGACGTCTGGGAAGAGGACGAAGAGGTTATCATCGCCGCGGATCTCCCCGGTGTCGAGAAACCCGAGGTCAGTATCCGCCTTGTTGATCCGCAGATTCTTGAAATACGTATCGAGAAGAAGGTGGATTATGAGGAAAAAGAAGAACCGGACTACTATGTCAGGGAACGAATTGCCGGGAATATGCAGAGGAGGGTATACCTTCCTTCAGAGGTTGTGGACGAGGGTGCGACAGCGACATTCAGGAATGGAGTCCTCGAGGTTCGGTTCAAAAAACTTGCCCGGGAAACCGGGACTGTCATTCCCATTGAATAACACTTTTTTACCATTTCATCGATTCATTGATGAATTCCCGATGACAATAGAGAATACGCATGGGGAAAAAGAAGGTCCGGGACTACATGACCTACGATGTGGTGACGGTAAATGCCAGCGGCACCGCAAAGGACGTCATAAATGCAATACGGGATACCAACCACGACGGATTTCCCGTCGTTGACGGAAGAAAAGTTGTGGGGTATGTTGCGGCACGCGATCTTCTCTTCGTCTATCCTCACACGCCGGTTGAGAGAATCATGTCCCGCCACCTGATCGTAGCTGACCCTGATATGGATATCAACGATGCCGCACGGGTAATATTTCGTTCGGGTATTCAGAAGCTTCCGGTTGTCGATGATGCAAATAACCTCATCGGGATTATTTCAAATGCCGATGTTATTCGCTCACAGATTGAGCATGTGTCCCCGGATAAAGTCTTTAAATTTATTGAGACCCTGCGACAGCTGCACGATGTCGAACCGGCCCTTGTCCGTGAGTCCGTGCCCATCGGAGAGTTGCTGCCAACCCAGTCAAAGATATATCAGGACGAGCTGGAGGGGCGAATCTATGAAATAAAAAAAGGGCTTGCAGAACCTTTGATCGTCGTTCGCCGCCCCGGAAGGCTTATTCTCGTTGATGGTCATCACCGGGCAATCGCTGCAAAACGTATTGGAATCAAAGAACTCGATGCATACATCATAGAAATTGATGAAGATATCGAACTCGGGCTTGAACGGACGGCAAAAGAGATGAAACTGAAAACCCTGGACGATGTCCGGGTTCTTGATTATGCCCGCCATCCCCTTGTGGCAGTGACGCACCGCCTGATGCGCCACAACTGATCGCCTCAGGACCCGTGATGGGACATGTCATACTTGTCGTTGAGTACGATCTCCCTGACCGCCGTTCCTTTTTCAATCAAGGCCTCCGGCCAGATCCTGATTCCAGCATGGACAACACTTCCGGCTCCGATGACTGAACGTGGACCGATAACAGTGTCATTCTCAATGTTGCACCCTTTATCTATCGAGGCATGATTATCGATGATGCTCCCACTGATAGTTGAACTGTCTCCAACCCTGACATGATTATAAAGGGATGATGAAAATATTTTGGCTTTCTCGCCAATCCTGCAGTTATTCCCGATGCTCGTGTACGGGCCGATGATTACATCCTTTTCGATCTCTGTCCCGGCACCGATGGAAACGGGTCCTATGATCTTGGAATTCTGGCCGACAACAACCGCATCTCCCAGACTCACCGGACCGTGTATGGTTCCTCCTTTCACCGTGATGTCGCCGGAAATATTAGTATATGACATCTCCTGCAGTTTCCAGTGTTCGGCCTCCCGGAGGGATCGCGGACTCCCGACATCAGACCAGTTTCCCCGTGCCAGCCATCCCGCAAGATGGGTGGAAGGACTATTCATGAGGATTGGGAAAAGGTCCTTAGCAAAGTCAAATTTTGTATTCCGGGGGATATATTCAAAGATTTCAGGGTTACAGACATACATGCCGGTACTTGCCAGGTTGGAAAAAATTTCTCCTGGGCCGGGTTTTTCCTTAAATCGGAGAATATGGTATTCCGCATCGATTTCTGCAATACCATACTCGGATGGTTCATCGATGCTTATCAGGCCGATTGAGACGGTTGCATCGCCACGAATGTGTTCCCGGTAAAACTGTAAGAGATCGATATCGGTGATATGGTCCCCGCCGACGACGAGAAACGGTGATTCCATTAGATACTCACGCGCATTGAAGACACTTCCTGCGGTTCCAAGTTTTGTTTCTTCGTGGACGTACGTGATATCCGCCCCAAAGAGGGACCCGTCACCGAGGGTCTTTTCTATGGTGTCTCCCTTGTAGCCGAGGGTAATGATAATATCCGTAAATCCGAGGTTTGCCAGATGATCAACCAGATGAATGATGGATGGAACATTGACAATCGGAATGCACGGCTTTGGCCTCTCGAATGTCAGGGGGCGAAGGCGCGTTCCTTCTCCGCCGCACATGATACAGACCTTCATGGATGATGGTTTGCGTTTCTCGCCAATAATTCTGCCCGTTTACCTGTGATGATGCACAGGTCGCAATTTTCACATAGTCTGGAGACAATACCTCACCTATGCGGCGTGAGAGGTTTGAGTGTACGGTATGCGGGCGATGCTGTTTTGGAATGGGTAAGTATGTCCGTATCGTCGGGCAGATGGGTCCGAATCGGTTAGCCATTCGCCATGAACTCTCAAATGAAACTTGTTATGCAACGATCGAAAAAAAATTCAGGGATGATTTTGATCTTGCCCATGCAATGGGGATTACGGAAGGGTGGTGTCCGTTCCTTTGTGAAGAGGGTGATGGGAGATATCCCTGCATTATCCACGAAACCCGCCCCGGGTTTTGCCGGAACTTTACCTGTTGCCGGATGCGGGTTTATAGCAGTGACGGGGTGCCTGTGGCGCGGGTGAAGGGGAAGTCATCCGTCCTGACCGATGACGATGATTTTGCCGAATGGTGGAAGATCTCGATTGCCTC is a window from the Methanovulcanius yangii genome containing:
- a CDS encoding HVO_0476 family zinc finger protein, giving the protein MKTYCRCPSCGEENDHAILKEAGDLLVQCVDCGNIFHIRKPKEPEVLVIRTVVSDAEISEVGNVELLEDEICGKGDLLVAEIGDEVFTVEVTGIECGDKRRNRAKAYEISTLWTRLVDEVVVKVSVHDKRRTIPYYIRCEGERDFVIGEIERIEKIPFRITHIKLRDGAMMRKEGWKAYARKITRVYGTRV
- a CDS encoding thioredoxin family protein, with protein sequence MPLEVLCFYQENCVGCEEQEPINREVEKKTGIHIEEINAVKSPEVIKEYDLHLTPTIVILFDKEIKEKFVGVIQSEELEEAVRRYM
- a CDS encoding peptidylprolyl isomerase translates to MAKKDTKKKNDDWAKTATRVFVVFILISCVLGFTLTMGFFNIFKKAEEGSIVAVQYTIRDETGTPIITSDTSVVETEGILAGVSQPIQFMVNQTYDDFIVPVEVYVYPSGVISYALFETEMQAISDSVVGLGEGDSTTVTFPFGSSMEREMSKEQYENIGGNFSEAEVGMWIPLGFAPQPEIALENETPQTIATRYARITDIGDESLTVLYGYAGADVRVETIV
- a CDS encoding Hsp20/alpha crystallin family protein; the protein is MLWNELDEMLAEWEDRVHSTMATGTSLPAVVGPALRGECRVDVWEEDEEVIIAADLPGVEKPEVSIRLVDPQILEIRIEKKVDYEEKEEPDYYVRERIAGNMQRRVYLPSEVVDEGATATFRNGVLEVRFKKLARETGTVIPIE
- a CDS encoding CBS domain-containing ParB/RepB/Spo0J family partition protein: MGKKKVRDYMTYDVVTVNASGTAKDVINAIRDTNHDGFPVVDGRKVVGYVAARDLLFVYPHTPVERIMSRHLIVADPDMDINDAARVIFRSGIQKLPVVDDANNLIGIISNADVIRSQIEHVSPDKVFKFIETLRQLHDVEPALVRESVPIGELLPTQSKIYQDELEGRIYEIKKGLAEPLIVVRRPGRLILVDGHHRAIAAKRIGIKELDAYIIEIDEDIELGLERTAKEMKLKTLDDVRVLDYARHPLVAVTHRLMRHN
- a CDS encoding NDP-sugar synthase, with product MKVCIMCGGEGTRLRPLTFERPKPCIPIVNVPSIIHLVDHLANLGFTDIIITLGYKGDTIEKTLGDGSLFGADITYVHEETKLGTAGSVFNAREYLMESPFLVVGGDHITDIDLLQFYREHIRGDATVSIGLISIDEPSEYGIAEIDAEYHILRFKEKPGPGEIFSNLASTGMYVCNPEIFEYIPRNTKFDFAKDLFPILMNSPSTHLAGWLARGNWSDVGSPRSLREAEHWKLQEMSYTNISGDITVKGGTIHGPVSLGDAVVVGQNSKIIGPVSIGAGTEIEKDVIIGPYTSIGNNCRIGEKAKIFSSSLYNHVRVGDSSTISGSIIDNHASIDKGCNIENDTVIGPRSVIGAGSVVHAGIRIWPEALIEKGTAVREIVLNDKYDMSHHGS